The genomic segment gtaaaaaaggaatgaatatttaagaatatttatatgtaaagtGTGATTTCTTGATGGAGAGAGTCATAATCATTTTGAGTTAATCAGGTGACTGAAAAGAGCGAAAAAATACTGATGTATGAAAAATGATTGTGAATGATACTGACCTTAGTTAGTTCCACACTATACTTACAGGGTCTTGATTCTTAGCTTTTAGTTTCCgttcaattaaattttctaatgcTTCACTACGAACACTTAaagtttcaattttctcgacTAATTGTTGATATGGAGATGCGGGTTGTCCACCCATTACAACATGCCCTAATTTGCTGTCTATTTTGGCATCTAGTCGTGCGTTACGAATTAGATTAACGATCCAACATTCTGCTACATCTGCTTTCATATTAAGCTTTTCTGCAAGCATTCTGTAATATAAAAGTGTATTAatgaattatgaaaatatattccaatatttcaatgtacataattaaaaacataaaattattatatacccAATACTTATACATTGATGTATTCTACAAAATGTTTCGAAGATCATTAAACGTGCGTTCTCTACAAATTCGCTCAGTAACGCAATTAAGAAAAAGTCATTAAATACAACTGTTTGACATTCTTGTAGTTTTTGTCTTGCTCCATCAAAATCAAAATTGACATATAAATGTTCTAGGAATTCTGTGATGGGGTCACGATACGTATAAGATTCCTGTAAAGAATAAACAGTAATTAATAAGTCTTAAGATTatgtgtaatttaaaaatatttggtaAATATTCACGAAAAGAGAGCCATttataatttcgataattttgaaatatattgtaaatCTTAGCatattgaacaattttttcttaTGTATGTAACCGGCGATCAGGCTTAGTATTTGagttatatgcaaaaatatccGGTCGCTCGGCTTTGTTTTTTAAGCTGAGTTGGATTACCATGTAGTAATATTATTCCGATCACCGggaataaatataaacaatactGAGCAACCGAATTGATATTACTATGTACTAACCCAAACCAGCTTgaaaagtagggcaggacaaccggatatttttgcatataaatCGAAAACTGAAACAAACCGCTGGTTATATGTACAGGGAAAAGTTATTCGAAATGTCGAGCTTtacaacatatttcaaaattaacaaaatcGGAAATTGCTCCTTCTTTGTGGATATTtaccaaatattttaataaggaATTACTACAAACCTGCTGTATTACTTTTACAAGATCTTTTAAGATAGATCGTCTGGAACGATTAACGATGACAGCAGCTGCTAAATATCTCAATATATGAGGACACATTGTCTGAATTGCATTTAGGTAACTGTAAAACAACAAATGAGCATTATTTTATATCCTTTATCATACTTAAAGTGCATTATGTTAGTAATACAatacttataaaaatattcacatACTGTGGTCTATAAAGAAACATTTCTACGATTAAATCTCTGCCTTTCACgtgattaaaaaatacaaataaactcCAATGAATAAGCCATGTTCTTTGTTGTAGTACTTGAAGAGAATTTCCTATGACATTGCTATCAATGTATTCTCTTAATTTGTTTACATCCTCTAATGCAGTTTCCCAATTTTGCACTAGAATTTCTGATGCCAGTTTGCCCCaaagtacatttaaataattctaaaaattacaaatgtCTATTTCATtatcttaaaaataatataaattaatctatttgtatcaaacaattaattattatatcagtaCCTTATCAGTCGGTGGCATTATaagcatataaaaatataaatatgatgtAGAAACAGAATAATTGCCACATTCATAACGATATTTTGCTAGTTTCACGAAACTATCCATCATTTCCACTCTAAActataaaaagataatatatgtaaattaagataaatttgataaaatatataagagaTACATAAATACTATACATAAAAACTTGATagaaaaatgttttttaatattttttatgttaatttgttagatttatacaaaaataagatACCGTATGTGGTTTCATTTCACTTACCTCAGATTCTTGAGTAAGATAATTGTTCAATGCTTTAGAATCTCGCatgttttccattttcttcaTAACTTCTTCATTATTCATAAGTTGTACAACAACAGAcacattattttgtaaaataccgAGTTCTTGTAGTACATCTGCACGACGAGCTTTCAATTCCTACAATTTGAAGTTCTAAATTATGCTTgttatttataaacatataattatcacttattaaatttatttgtacCTCTGGCACTTCTAAGTTAGGATAAAGCTGTTTCCGAATGTCAATTGTATAATCTATCATATTTGTTTTGCTAAGAATATCGAGCTTAGCTTGAAGTAATTCGTCCTCATCGTAAATCTACGAAGCACAAGTGTATTATAACCAAACTGTCTAAAACaacaatattctttttttttattatacctGTTTTGCAGATAGGAATTCCAAAAGTGGAAAAACTAAATGCCGGTCAAGATATTGACCTATACGTGATGTTAAATCGAATTTCGCCATTTCGTTTCTTAAAGAAAATCGGATTAAAGCGATTCTAACCACAATCTACGGGTAAGAAGGGAATTGAACACGCTTCACGTTAACGTCGAAGAACATAGAATATACTGAGCGGAAAGATTTAACCCAACAAATGGATtgcgttatacgtactatgatTTGTCAAATGAtgtattataacatattacatatctttaattattttatattaatataatatttctaacatCATTGTTAAACAAATAAGTAAAGGAATATGTAATATTctattcgatttttaatttatgcTATAAAGTACTTATTATGAAATGATCAAAAGGTAAGTGGAGTTAGAtacaataataacatttatagatacatttttaacatagttttattatacaattttattatgaGTCTAATACTACACTATATCAacgctttatatttttataaataataattaaatgatgATGTATTATAATTACTACTTATGTTTGATGAGGtggaaatttcgaattaaaaagaatatttcgaaaataaaatttatggataaatatatttatataagagAACTTGCTGAATAAAAAAGTTTAATGTGTCCAGTCCGTTTATTATCGTTCACACTttcttatatatagaatatgtaTTTTATGGTCCATTTCGTGTTACTACTACATTTACATTTATGGATGTATACGTATATGAATTGTTCCATGATTCAGAAGTAAATTTCTGTACATTTGTATCTtctgttattaaattttctatatttgccATCCGTAAATACAGAAAAGCGAATGAAATGCCACCCAAAAAGGCACCTGCTCCCAGTAAGAAAGCGgagcagaagaagaaggagaaagttATTGAGGTATTTAAATACGAACATTTATAACCTTAAAATAccatattctttattttaaatatgtatatgtactgaGATTTGTTACTCGTCATATTTTTcacttaaatattaatttttcttctagGATAAGACTTTTGGTATAAAGAACAAGAAAGGTGCCAAACAACAGAAATTTATTCAGCAAGTAGAGAAGCAGGTAAAATCAGGTGGTGTTAATTCACGGAAATTAGAAGATCCTAATATTAAAAaacttgaaaaagaaaaaaaattaaaggaGCAGAAAGAATTAGCTCTCATATTTAAACCTGTCCAAACACAAAAAATAGATAAAGGTATTAACTGAGTAAGGTTATTGCAGCACTTAgttaaaagatataatacaattatcaagaattatttgaatatattacATTAGCATAAGTTCTAATTTTCAcagttattttatcattttattatttttattttattatagataaatacaaaaaaaacataacaaaataataattatttacttttttgCAGGAACTGATCCTAAATCAGTAGTATGTGCATTCTTTAAACAAGGACAATGTACAAAAGGTGATAAATGCAAATTTTCTCATGATTTAAGTATAGAAAGAAAAGCAGAAAAACGTTCATTATACTGTGATATGAGAGATGATGATAAAGAAACTGATACTATGGATAAATGGGATGAAGATAAATTGAAAGAAGTTGTTGAGAAGAAGCATGGCAGTGGTAATCGTCCAACTACAGATATTGTACGCTCAACTTCATAATATTTTGCTACTAGTTtttttgaaaaatgagaaagtaaataatatgtttaatttTAGATTTGTAAACATTTCCTAGAAGCAgttgaaaaatcaaaatatgGTTGGTTTTGGGAATGTCCATCGGGGCAAAAATGTATCTACAGGCATGCATTACCACCAGGTTTTGTCcttaagaaagataaaaagaaagaagataaaaaagatGAAATTTCTTTAGAAGATTTAATTGAAACAGAAAGAGCCAATTTGGGAGCAAATCAAgtatgaatatattttaataattataaaacaatataatataagcttttatatttatatttcataaatatttttagtatttaatatattttcttaaaatgtataatttgttTGACATTTTTTGGCAGACTAAAATAACATTAGAGACATTTTTGGcatggaaaaagagaaaactaaaagaaaagaaagagcaaGCACTGaaagatgaagaaaaaagaCGAAACGATTACAAAGCTGGACGTCAAGTTGGTATTTCTGGCAGAGAAATGTTCTACTTTAATCCTGAGCTTGCAGCTGGAGATGgtatttttctttattgttttatatCCTACATATTTTATGCTCTTAgcatatgtataaaatttattttgaaaatatttttaggcATTGACGATGGAGACGAAGCAATATCTAGTTATGTTCGCGAGGAAGATGAGACTGaagagaaagtagaatataGAGAACTTGATATGGACAGACTCGCACTTGAAGCTAGTGAAATTGATACTTCTGGAATAACTGTAGCTGGTGCAGATCGGTTGAAAAATAATAAGGATATAAATAACGAAAGCGGCTCCACTGgtttgtagaaaatatattcaatgttttaaaataatattttgagaTTAATAGCTTATATTATTATGGCAGTTACTGTTGGTGAAGGTGCAGCTGCATTAGCAATTAATGAAAACCTATTTAAAGAGGAAGATTTAGAAGGCTTAGAAGAAGAATTAGAAGATTTAGATTTAGAAGAGTGATTCAAATATCATGTTCAAATTCTTCCTTTTATTCAGTGTCTTCTGTATCtttacaatatatgtattattaaaatattatacatacatttacTAGTTCAAAATGTAATGTatcttgtatattattacttacatCTTATACTCTATTTTCAAgcaatatacatacacataatgTAATGTAAAGAGCTGGTCTCGTGCAAATtacttgaaattgaaattaatgtattttaatgtaattatgatttttaattttttacgataaaaaatataatcgaaTTCTTTATTATTGCATTCATAAGTCATTTAGTGTTTCTATGAGAAAAGGATATtagttggaaaatatataaaattgttacAATCGTgcaagtatttaaaataatagttgttaaattacttttaataacGTAATTGCGGATTTAAAATTGATAGGTTAAcctagtaaaattaaaatttaatgtgATAACGAGGCTGGCAAATGAGACAaatcaattttcaaaaatatttacacgTACAGcagtataaatattaaataatttataaattcttttgatttattaaaacattcaCGATATATGTGAATAAAAGTAAACATAAAAAAGTatagcaaaaataaaattatggttatttatgtttattttacaAGATTTCAAGACAAATTTTAGTCTGTACATTCCACGACTTCTATATCCTTTGTATCAGATAATGATACTATGCGGCGTGATGCACGATATTCATAAAAACTTATTTCTGGGTgcttttctaataaatatttatatgcacTAACAAGTTTATCAATATCCTCTACTGTAAGCTGCATTGGTCTTGTTTGTGGATCCAAATCAGAAAGTTTATACATCATTTGTCCGAATTCCTTCCGATATTCTAGAGGAAATAATGTTctgaaatgtatatagaaatttcaGAATTATATTACTGAATTCTGTAATTCTTTTCATTACTCTTATAACTactttttatcaatataaaaaGGATAAGTAATATATAAAGGATAAATgttgaatgtaaaaatatttttcggtgATCTTTACTTACTCAATACCTCGTACACTGTATTTTTGACGAAAACTAAAAATGTGTCGTGTAACTTTCTCAAAAATTGTAAATTCGTGTTTTGTACGTGGAATAGTTAAAGGTATAAATGTTACAACACCAACATCAACGTTCGGTTTAGGAACAAAGGAACTACCTATTTTTAGCAAAAATaagtgtattaaattttttatgaacaaaaaatgtaaaaattaaacaaCCTAAAAAGATCTAAAATAATATACCtggtataataaaatgtaatattggtTTTGTCCAAGCTTGTGCCATTACAGATAATCTACATCTTTGTGAATCTGATGGTTGAGCTACTAATCGTTCAGCAACTTCTTTTTGAAATGTTAATGTCATTCTAGTTCTTCCAAATTCCCAAGGACCAGTTTTTTCACAAACTGCATGTAGCCACTTTATTATCAAAGGCGTTGATATATTAAATGGTAAATTACCAATTAATCTAATCCTTGGACTTTTATCTGTCCAAGCTTTTGTTTCAGTTCGTGGGAGAACATTAGTCATGTTAAATCTCATTATATCatcaaaaataatttccatgTTACCATTAACTGCTGCAAAAGCATCTGCCAACATTTCTAACGTCGGCTCAAATCTTTTGTCTTTTTCCACAACAATTACTTTATTTGGTTGATGCTTTAAAATAGATCGAGTTAATCCACCAGGACCAGGACCAACTTCTAATACATGACAATCAGAGAGATTTCctgtttttcttattattttatctgACAAATTTTGATCTAAGATAAAGTTTTGAGAAAGCTGTTTCATTGCATGCAATCTATACATTCTTAACAAATCTTTCATACTTGGTAAAGGTGGTAACCTTAGAGTTGccattgttcttttttttatttgtatttagatAATATGTAGGTAAGAGTAATGTTTCATatgatacaaatacaaataattttaagcGACGTTAGTTTTTGAACtagatttttcaattattttttcagGTTCATATAGatcatttaaaaatgtttcctGTTTTACAGCATATATGGTATACAGATAAATTCCTAAAGATAAACCAGCTAGAGCAAAACCTGCTTTCGCACACTTGTTACGTCTTTTTGTATATTGGGATGCTCTTTGAACAGCTGCTTCTTCTGCTtgtttcatatatattatatcactatattttaatttacttttatctcTTTCAATATCTAATTTTGGCATGAAGTCACTATCTTTCTGATctgtaacaaaattaatataaataaatagaaaatttgatgaaattaatgaaaattaatgtaaCACTTAATAAATATTCACCAGATTGCattgtataaatttttcctttttttgatAAACAATCACACTACTGTGGTTATTATTTTCGCGTTTCTGTTTCTGTTAAAAGAAATGATTACATAATTATAAAACACAACTTCACATAACCTTTATCAGCTCAGCCTAactttataaaattactatactgatgtaatatatataaattctgtATTCACTCACAAAATTATAGCAGTACTTTCAtcttaattaataacaaaatatctTATATGTAATTTCTTTTGTGGAAACTTTGTAAAAGTTATGATATAATACAGTTTTTTTTAActtaaacatttttcaatactatttattatatatatttgaaaaaatatagaattatatataatatatattttttttacagaaactcAATAATCACATTTACAGAATATATCATATCTGGATTTTTTTCACTTACCCTCGATCATTTGgtttatttcaagttttaacgCACGCGTgctgagtgtgtgtgtgtgtgtgtgttgcgTGTTCagcacacgcgcgcgcgcgtgtattGAAGGCTTATTTAAGATAATACAAAACAGCATTATGttagaaaacatttttttaaaatactagCTTGATTATTAGTTACTAATACGAATACAAAATATAGATATTACAGAAAGCATAAATTTAATTGATTCATTTCTATTAGTATGCATACATGCCGTAATGTCTCTACTGTAATATATACACAACATGTACgtatgtaaatatttacattgCCAAAATGTTATAAGAAAAATgatgttttctttatttaatatttttgataatgaaaaattatagatttctgttgatgatataataattaacataaaAATAGTCTTCCAAAGAATACGTTGTAAAATGTCCAGGAGGctaaatgttattttaatatatttggaaAACATTCATATGAATAATTTAACATATATAGTTGATACTTGTTTACATTGctaaattaatttttcgtttTCGCATATTTTACTTTTCAC from the Bombus terrestris chromosome 1, iyBomTerr1.2, whole genome shotgun sequence genome contains:
- the LOC100649126 gene encoding cytochrome c oxidase assembly factor 3, mitochondrial encodes the protein MQSDQKDSDFMPKLDIERDKSKLKYSDIIYMKQAEEAAVQRASQYTKRRNKCAKAGFALAGLSLGIYLYTIYAVKQETFLNDLYEPEKIIEKSSSKTNVA
- the LOC100646852 gene encoding eukaryotic translation initiation factor 3 subunit E isoform X2, with amino-acid sequence MAKFDLTSRIGQYLDRHLVFPLLEFLSAKQIYDEDELLQAKLDILSKTNMIDYTIDIRKQLYPNLEVPEELKARRADVLQELGILQNNVSVVVQLMNNEEVMKKMENMRDSKALNNYLTQESEFRVEMMDSFVKLAKYRYECGNYSVSTSYLYFYMLIMPPTDKNYLNVLWGKLASEILVQNWETALEDVNKLREYIDSNVIGNSLQVLQQRTWLIHWSLFVFFNHVKGRDLIVEMFLYRPHYLNAIQTMCPHILRYLAAAVIVNRSRRSILKDLVKVIQQESYTYRDPITEFLEHLYVNFDFDGARQKLQECQTVVFNDFFLIALLSEFVENARLMIFETFCRIHQCISIGMLAEKLNMKADVAECWIVNLIRNARLDAKIDSKLGHVVMGGQPASPYQQLVEKIETLSVRSEALENLIERKLKAKNQDPVSIVWN
- the LOC100647923 gene encoding zinc finger CCCH domain-containing protein 15 homolog, encoding MDVYVYELFHDSEVNFCTFVSSVIKFSIFAIRKYRKANEMPPKKAPAPSKKAEQKKKEKVIEDKTFGIKNKKGAKQQKFIQQVEKQVKSGGVNSRKLEDPNIKKLEKEKKLKEQKELALIFKPVQTQKIDKGTDPKSVVCAFFKQGQCTKGDKCKFSHDLSIERKAEKRSLYCDMRDDDKETDTMDKWDEDKLKEVVEKKHGSGNRPTTDIICKHFLEAVEKSKYGWFWECPSGQKCIYRHALPPGFVLKKDKKKEDKKDEISLEDLIETERANLGANQTKITLETFLAWKKRKLKEKKEQALKDEEKRRNDYKAGRQVGISGREMFYFNPELAAGDGIDDGDEAISSYVREEDETEEKVEYRELDMDRLALEASEIDTSGITVAGADRLKNNKDINNESGSTVTVGEGAAALAINENLFKEEDLEGLEEELEDLDLEE
- the LOC125384605 gene encoding dimethyladenosine transferase 1, mitochondrial — protein: MATLRLPPLPSMKDLLRMYRLHAMKQLSQNFILDQNLSDKIIRKTGNLSDCHVLEVGPGPGGLTRSILKHQPNKVIVVEKDKRFEPTLEMLADAFAAVNGNMEIIFDDIMRFNMTNVLPRTETKAWTDKSPRIRLIGNLPFNISTPLIIKWLHAVCEKTGPWEFGRTRMTLTFQKEVAERLVAQPSDSQRCRLSVMAQAWTKPILHFIIPGSSFVPKPNVDVGVVTFIPLTIPRTKHEFTIFEKVTRHIFSFRQKYSVRGIETLFPLEYRKEFGQMMYKLSDLDPQTRPMQLTVEDIDKLVSAYKYLLEKHPEISFYEYRASRRIVSLSDTKDIEVVECTD
- the LOC100646852 gene encoding eukaryotic translation initiation factor 3 subunit E isoform X1; its protein translation is MAKFDLTSRIGQYLDRHLVFPLLEFLSAKQIYDEDELLQAKLDILSKTNMIDYTIDIRKQLYPNLEVPEELKARRADVLQELGILQNNVSVVVQLMNNEEVMKKMENMRDSKALNNYLTQESEFRVEMMDSFVKLAKYRYECGNYSVSTSYLYFYMLIMPPTDKNYLNVLWGKLASEILVQNWETALEDVNKLREYIDSNVIGNSLQVLQQRTWLIHWSLFVFFNHVKGRDLIVEMFLYRPHYLNAIQTMCPHILRYLAAAVIVNRSRRSILKDLVKVIQQESYTYRDPITEFLEHLYVNFDFDGARQKLQECQTVVFNDFFLIALLSEFVENARLMIFETFCRIHQCISIGMLAEKLNMKADVAECWIVNLIRNARLDAKIDSKLGHVVMGGQPASPYQQLVEKIETLSVRSEALENLIERKLKAKNQDPYQISWNLDL